In a single window of the Pleurodeles waltl isolate 20211129_DDA chromosome 4_2, aPleWal1.hap1.20221129, whole genome shotgun sequence genome:
- the DYNLT4 gene encoding dynein light chain Tctex-type 4 — MDGRSHPLSQEALAQFNQVLTAESPGARPRAASLSTRRSSQSLDMPPRPLMRMKSMDGRPLVLSRRSSVMSNFNMPFSRKNSLSMPMGKRLSLGPWMHYGRVSFSGLPLNPPIREIQFENTYKMQPDEGCRFNASQVQRVLESTLAGHLGDTKYNPATTGQLSQSLSDLIRSKLKEHCPPRYKLVCNVVLGQMGGQGVRMASRSLWDSENDNFASASFTNPSLFAIATVHGLYFD, encoded by the coding sequence ATGGACGGAAGGTCTCATCCTCTGTCTCAAGAGGCCCTGGCCCAGTTCAATCAGGTGTTGACAGCAGAGAGCCCAGGAGCCCGCCCCAGAGCCGCCTCCCTCTCCACGCGCCGCAGCTCCCAGTCGTTGGACATGCCTCCAAGGCCCCTCATGCGCATGAAGAGCATGGATGGAAGACCACTAGTCCTGTCAAGGAGAAGCTCTGTCATGAGCAACTTTAACATGCCTTTCTCACGCAAGAACTCACTCTCCATGCCTATGGGCAAGCGATTGTCCCTTGGCCCGTGGATGCACTATGGCCGAGTCAGCTTCAGTGGCCTGCCGCTCAATCCACCCATTCGCGAGATCCAATTTGAGAACACCTACAAGATGCAGCCTGACGAGGGCTGTCGGTTTAATGCCTCCCAAGTGCAGCGGGTGCTCGAGTCCACACTCGCCGGCCACCTCGGCGACACAAAGTATAACCCAGCAACCACTGGCCAGCTGTCCCAGAGCCTATCAGACCTCATCCGCAGCAAACTGAAGGAGCACTGCCCCCCACGCTACAAGCTAGTATGCAACGTCGTACTAGGCCAGATGGGTGGCCAAGGGGTACGCATGGCCAGCCGCTCCCTCTGGGACTCTGAGAATGATAACTTTGCTTCTGCCTCTTTCACAAACCCGTCTCTGTTCGCCATTGCTACTGTGCATGGTCTTTACTTTGATTAA